A part of Cryptococcus neoformans var. grubii H99 chromosome 6, complete sequence genomic DNA contains:
- a CDS encoding rRNA biogenesis protein RRP5 has translation MAQKKALQVSEDKSTKKTQKESSSAAPRPAPAFTSTLQNDETDFPRGGGSSLTAFEFKQVREEGRREAEDEAKLQASKGEKRKRQMSDRQAKRLKKNEDAKKKEERDKDNIRVEILNYKRLVPGTHVLARVHTILPLHLILSLPNNLLAHVPITEISDTLTQLLTAEEAMVVDEGEEESDDESSAPDLAQLFVAGQYVPAKVLTLYPTASQSFISQYPVTETTKLASRVELTLIPKKVNSEVAKKDLETGYYLVGEVKSEEDKGWIVGVGLDAQDGSSVEGFVSKDEVAKSVPAQALVPGQLLSATISSIAAGGRVVHLSLDQQDIARSQISEVSTVGSILPGHSVNALITAVVPSGLNVKVAGFFDGTIDLAHLPLGEIDIEDKYKIGKKIRARVIYDNLAANPHSFALSALPHVLNFTSPIQKGDDTPLELAIPIGKVYQSVKVTRVLNDWGVVVRTQDGLEGFVHISHLADERIPVLSNATPQFKAGTLHRARVIGHSPMDGVLLLSFEQSVLSQLFMQVSELKIGQQLKGTIRRLTDKMLFVNVHGNVDGIVHPTHYADIRLKHPQKRFKPEASVKARVLYLEPTRNRVVLTLKKTFLESDLAVPQGFDDLKVGELTLGSVLKIVDKGVIVELFAGLKAFMPHSECSQTHIKDLSEAFYVGKPLTVRVITVDPSASRIVVSAKQASPTAPATAAEKLEVGEAVSGTVSQVHTEQVVVKLDGNGLTALLSLSNLSNQRHTGIEELRGSLKEGEKIDDLVVVSKNPVSGLIIVNIKKTVAAKKEKAKKEDKAPSGISAHVKAIDAIEVGQIITGTVQEQNSQGYMVQLPNNLRGRVHSCDSSDDLALAAGRGPLTVGEEVKCYVLAVNRSKRAIDLSTRLSRVEGKENVVDREVNTVDDLKQGESVRGLVKNIAGHGVFVSLGRNVTARIMIKELFDEYVKDWESRFEINQLVSGKILSINPRSNSIEMTLRKNPSKSAKKTALLSLSDFEEGQKVVAVVRKVEAYGMFLKIEGSNVSGLCHKSEVTDNRKADVAQALKGFREGDQVKAKIVSIDTEKGKISFGIKASYFGEEFEGGEKSEEEDDEAEEENDEQFNEEDQELESDDEESGEGQEDEDEEALELDEEDGEATSDEEDIAPQNSKPAPRTALNLGSGFDWTGEALAAAPESDDESDSDEEAVAPAKSKGKSKAVDLTATAPSSRPSSTAEYERALLASPNSSFLWIQYMSFHLQLHEIEKARRIGRQALEKISYREEEEKLNVWMALINLEIAFGTVSATEKVFEEAAQYNDKRTVYMRYAEALQVAGKGEALEELFKKIVKKFSAYPESWTRFAEFYLNKGDVEAARALLPRSMKSLDKSKHVETIEKMALLEFKHGDAERGKTLFEGLVDRFPKRLDLWGVYIDQVAKVGDIQGVRGLMDRALEQKLTSKKAKFLFKKWLTIEQRIGDAAGQDKAKARAREWVEANAKPAQDEEEDSNDEE, from the exons ATGGCACAGAAGAAGGCCCTTCAAGTATCGGAGGACAAATCCACAAAAAAGACACAAAAGGAGAGCTCATCAGCAGCTCCCAGACCAGCCCCAGCCTTCACATCGACTCTCCAGAACGATGAAACCGACTTTCCTCGAGGCGGCGGTTCCAGTTTGACAGCGTTCGAATTCAAGCAAgtcagagaagaaggaagaagagaagctgAGGATGAGGCCAAGCTCCAGGCTTCCAAGGGCGAGAAGCGAAAAAGGCAGATGAGCGACCGACAAGCcaagaggttgaagaagaacgaagatgcgaagaagaaggaggagcggGATAAGGACAATATTC GTGTGGAGATCCTCAATTACAAA CGATTGGTCCCTGGCACTCACGTCCTCGCTCGTGTCCACACTATTTTACCTCTCCATCTTATTCTGTCCCTTCCCAATAACCTCCTCGCGCACGTCCCTATCACCGAGATCTCCGACACTTTAACCCAGCTTCTCACTGCCGAAGAAGCCATGGTTGTGGacgaaggtgaagaagagtcggACGACGAGTCTTCCGCACCCGACCTTGCTCAGCTGTTTGTTGCTGGACAATATGTCCCTGCAAAGGTCCTTACTCTTTACCCGACTGCTAGTCAATCATTCATCTCTCAATACCCTGTCACAGAGACCACCAAGCTCGCTTCTCGTGTGGAATTGACCCTCATCCCTAAAAAAGTCAACTCAGAGGTTGCTAAGAAGGACCTTGAGACTGGTTACTACCTGGTGGGTGAAGTTAAatctgaagaagacaaggGATGGATAGTGGGTGTTGGCTTGGATGCTCAGGACGGATCCTCCGTTGAAGGTTTCGTTTCTAAAGACGAAGTGGCCAAATCTGTTCCCGCCCAAGCACTCGTCCCCGGTCAACTCCTTTCCGccaccatctcttctaTTGCGGCTGGAGGCCGTGTGGTCCATCTTTCCTTGGACCAGCAAGATATCGCTCGTTCACAGATCAGCGAAGTGTCCACCGTCGGTTCTATCCTTCCTGGCCACTCCGTAAATGCTCTGATCACCGCGGTGGTTCCTTCTGGTTTGAATGTCAAAGTTGCTGGTTTCTTCGACGGTACTATCGACCTTgcccatcttcctcttgggGAAATTGACATTGAAGACAAGTACAAGATCGGTAAGAAGATCCGCGCTCGAGTCATCTATGATAATCTCGCCGCCAATCCCCATTCTTTCGCTCTTTCAGCCCTTCCCCATGTCTTGAACTTTACCAGCCCTATCCAAAAGGGCGATGATACTCCTCTCGAGCTCGCTATCCCCATCGGTAAAGTGTATCAAAGTGTTAAGGTCACAAGAGTTTTAAATGACTGGGGTGTCGTGGTCAGGACTCAGGACGGTTTGGAAGGGTTCGTCCATATCAGCCACTTGGCCGATGAGCGTATCCCTGTGCTTTCTAACGCCACCCCTCAATTCAAAGCCGGTACCCTGCACCGAGCTCGTGTCATTGGTCACTCTCCCATGGACGGTGtgctccttctctcattTGAACAATCTGTCCTTTCTCAGCTTTTCATGCAAGTCAGCGAGCTCAAGATCGGTCAGCAATTAAAGGGTACTATTCGTCGATTAACCGATAAGATGTTGTTTGTCAACGTCCATGGCAATGTTGATGGTATCGTTCACCCCACTCATTACGCCGACATCAGATTGAAGCATCCCCAAAAAAGGTTCAAGCCAGAAGCTTCTGTCAAGGCCCGTGTTCTCTACCTCGAGCCCACCAGGAACAGAGTTGTCTTGACTTTGAAAAAGACATTTCTCGAGTCAGATTTGGCAGTCCCTCAGGGCTTTGACGATCTGAAGGTTGGAGAACTAACTCTTGGATCCGTGTTAAAAATCGTCGATAAGGGTGTCATTGTAGAGTTGTTCGCTGGTTTGAAGGCCTTTATGCCTCATTCGGAGTGCAG TCAAACTCACATCAAAGATCTTTCTGAGGCGTTCTACGTTGGCAAGCCCCTCACTGTCCGTGTCATCACCGTTGACCCCTCTGCTTCTCGGATTGTTGTCTCTGCTAAGCAAGCTTCTCCTACTGCACCCGCAACTGCCGCTGAGAAGCTTGAGGTTGGCGAGGCTGTCTCTGGTACCGTCTCTCAAGTTCACACTGAGCAAGTCGTCGTGAAGCTTGATGGTAACGGTTTAACTGCATTGTTGAGTTTGAGCAACTTGAGTAACCAGAGACATACAGGCATTGAGGAGCTCCGAGGAAGTCtcaaggaaggggagaagattgatgaCTTGGTTGTCGTGTCCAAGAACCCCGTCTCTGGTTTAATCATTGTTAACATCAAGAAGACTGTTGctgcgaagaaggaaaaggcgaagaaggaggacaaAGCTCCTTCTGGTATTTCGGCACATGTCAAGGCCATTGATGCAATTGAAGTGGGGCAGATTATCACTGGAACCGTTCAAGAACAAAATTCTCAGGGGTACATGGTCCAGCTCCCCAACAATCTTCGTGGCCGTGTGCATTCCTGCGACTCCTCTGATGACCTTGCCCTCGCCGCCGGTCGTGGTCCCCTTACAGTTGGCGAAGAGGTCAAGTGTTACGTCCTTGCTGTCAACAGGTCTAAGCGTGCCATTGATCTTTCTACTCGTCTTTCTCGAGTGGAAGGTAAGGAAAACGTAGTTGACAGGGAAGTCAACACCGTGGATGACTTGAAGCAAGGTGAAAGCGTTAGAGGTCTGGTTAAGAACATTGCTGGCCACGGAGTCTTTGTTTCCTTGGGAAGGAATGTTACCGCGAGAATCATGATCAAGGAACTCTTTGATGAG TATGTCAAGGATTGGGAATCTCGTTTCGAAATCAATCAACTCGTCTCTGGCAAGATTCTTTCCATCAATCCCAGATCTAACTCTATTGAGATGACCCTCCGTAAAAACCCTTCAAAGTCTGCGAAGAAGACCGCTttgctttctctttccgATTTCGAAGAGGGCCAAAAAGTCGTTGCTGTTGTAAGGAAGGTCGAAGCTTATGGGATGTTTTTGAAGATCGAAGGTTCAAACGTTAGTGGCTTGTGCCACAAAAGTGAAGTCACAGACAACAGGAAGGCGGATGTTGCACAAGCCCTAAAGGGCTTTAGAGAGGGTGATCAGGTGAAGGCTAAGATCGTCTCTATTGATacggagaaggggaagatcTCGTTCGGCATCAAGGCGAGCTATTTCGGCGAAGAGTTTGAgggtggagagaagagcgaagaagaagacgatgaggccgaagaggagaatgaTGAGCAGTTCaatgaagaggatcaaGAGTTGGAAagtgacgatgaagaatcAGGGGAAGGgcaggaagatgaggacgaggaggcaCTGGAacttgatgaagaagatggagaagcaacgtccgacgaagaagatatcGCCCCCCAGAACTCTAAGCCGGCCCCCAGAACTGCCTTGAACCTTGGTTCCGGTTTTGATTGGACCGGTGAAGCTCTCGCTGCTGCACCTGAATCAGACGACGAGTCCGActctgatgaagaggctgtTGCTCCTGCCAAATCCAAGGGCAAATCAAAAGCTGTTGACCTTACTGCTACTGCTCCCTCTTCTAGGCCTTCATCCACAGCAGAATACGAGCGTGCTCTCCTTGCTTCCCCCAattcctcctttctctgGATTCAGTACATGTCTTTCCACCTTCAGCTTCatgagattgagaaggcaaggagaaTTGGCAGGCAagctttggagaagatctCATaccgagaagaagaggagaaattGAATGTCTGGATGGCTCTGATCAATTTGGAGATTGCCTTCGGGACCGTGTCTGCAACTGAGAAGGTATTCGAAGAGGCGGCTCAATATAACGACAAGCGGACGGTGTACATGCGATATGCTGAGGCTTTGCAAGTAGCCGGAAAGGGTGAA GCGCTTGAGGAACTCTTCAAGAAGATTGTCAAGAAGTTTTCTGCCTACCCTGAATCCTGGACCCGTTTTGCTGAATTCTACCTCAACAAAGGTGATGTGGAAGCGGCTCGAGCACTTTTACCGAGGAGCATGAAGTCGCTTGACAAGTCTAAGC ATGTCGAGACTATTGAAAAAATGGCGCTCCTCGAATTCAAACACGGTGACGCAGAGCGAGGCAAGACTCTTTTCGAAGGGCTTGTAGACAGATTCCCCAAACGTTTGGATCTCTGGGGTGTCTATATCGATCAAGTTGCTAAAGTGGGAGATATCCAAGGTGTGAGAGGCTTGATGGACAGAGCTCTCGAGCAGAAGTTGACTAGCAAGAAAGCCAA ATTCCTGTTCAAGAAATGGTTAACTATCGAACAGAGAATAGGCGATGCGGCTGGTCAGGATAAGGCGAAGGCAAGGGCGAGAGAGTGGGTTGAAGCTAATGCCAAACCTGCgcaagatgaggaagaagatagtAATGACGAGGAATAA
- a CDS encoding white collar 2 protein, whose amino-acid sequence MSLLAESLAGAKYMVATNDDRESSTNGAAEFLRRKRWPEILLKELVGSAVFCLKPTLILGRGQYQNGEAWGWKIIYSSPSVYEMLGRRPADLEGRDFFDLVLVDDHPQLQSFFNSLLAPPFLNVEPTLLSAEGPDTLGGSQTAFIRMHSAAPGPSRSDSGSRSSSGQRSLPQSSYDTPVGRLLGPVVWEIRAHATGIGEDLGEAGGNAEILRMAADGTVVSGIGEGDGKHKAIWLMARQVGEGMNEDQKSLEAFLDVKLENERLLAELQELEEELGMTVEDSTNNNQSASTPSSRSSTDTPPGGDKNKNKAGRPAKTNTKPSASGHKRQKSGTGGSAGGGEGETMHVCVTCGRTDSPEWRKGPLGPKTLCNACGLRWAKRNSTQIPKKDKQPS is encoded by the exons ATGTCCCTCCTCGCCGAGTCTCTCGCAGGGGCGAAATACATGGTAGCCACCAATGACGATCGCGAATCGTCGACTAATGGTGCCGCCGAG TTCCtgcgaagaaaaagatggcCAGAGATATTATTGAAAGAGCTTGTAGGCTCTGCAGTATTTTGCCTCAAACCAACGCTCATCCTCGGTAGGGGGCAATATCAGAATGGTGAAGCTTGGGGCTGGAAG ATAATCTACAGCTCACCATCAGTGTACGAGATGCTGGGTCGGAGGCCAGCCGACTTGGAAGGGAGGGATTTCTTTGATCTTGTCCTTG TTGACGACCATCCTCAACTGCAATCATTCTTCAATAGCCTACTCGCACCTCCTTTTCTCAATGTCGAGccaactcttctttccgctGAAGGGCCCGATACCCTTGGCGGAAGTCAAACAGCATTCATCAGGATGCACTCTGCGGCGCCTGGACCCTCAAGATCAGATTCGGGTTCCAGATCTAGCAGTGGGCAACGCTCCCTCCCCCAATCCAGTTACGACACCCCTGTAGGGCGATTATTAGGACCGGTCGTATGGGAGATCAGGGCCCATGCGACCGGTATTGGGGAAGACCTGGGTGAAGCAGGGGGGAATGCGGAAATTTTGCGTATGGCAGCAGATGGTACCGTCGTCTCCGGTATTGGAGAAGGCGATGGCAAACATAAAGCCATCTGGCTCATGGCTCGACAGGTGGGCGAGGGGATGAATGAAGATCAAAAATCACTCGAGGCATTTTTGGACGTGAAGCTAGAGAATGAGCGGCTATTAGCAGAATTAcaagagctggaagaagaattagGAATGACAGTTGAAGATTCTACAAACAACAACCAGTCTGCATCGACGCCATCATCTCGTTCTTCGACAGATACTCCACCGGGTGGagacaagaacaagaacaaaGCTGGACGCCCCGCGAAAACAAACACCAAACCTTCTGCTTCGGGGCACAAGAGACAAAAGTCTGGCACAGGGGGCTcggcaggaggaggagagggagagacaATGCATGTCTGCGTTACGTGCGGAAGAACTGATAGTCCAGAATGGAGAAAGGGTCCTTTGGGACCAAAAACGCTTTGCAAC GCCTGTGGACTCAGATGGGCAAAACGAAATTCGACTCAGATCCCCAAAAAAGACAAGCAACCGTCTTGA